One window from the genome of Rhodobacteraceae bacterium S2214 encodes:
- a CDS encoding Xaa-Pro peptidase family protein, whose amino-acid sequence MTDITDNRLARLRQRMADTNTDLIAIGPSSHMQWLLGLNPHGDERPVMALVTADNAGVLMPKLNADAARTQCDSVPFYEWSDTDGPLDALTALLTELDVKRPGLSVVLDEMMRADFAFLLLDQLDAPTRRFTQDTVGLLRAQKDADEHKLLRDCARLNDSAFELAFASLRTGMSENDVKTIIVDHYRAHGAEPAFCIVAFGPNSAFPHHHTGADVLQPEMAVLIDAGCRLNGYPSDMTRCAWYGDTPEPEFTQVAGIVEDAVQAALSAAKPGVACSAIDGAARGLIETAGYGSAFSHRTGHGLGVDVHEPPYMTASNDQALNAGNVFSIEPGIYLTDAFGIRLEDIVHLGPDGPEVLSGLSRKVLQIAPR is encoded by the coding sequence ATGACTGACATCACGGACAACAGATTGGCACGGTTGCGCCAGCGAATGGCCGACACGAACACCGATTTGATCGCTATCGGTCCCAGCAGTCATATGCAGTGGTTATTGGGGCTGAACCCGCATGGCGATGAACGGCCTGTGATGGCTTTGGTGACGGCTGATAACGCTGGTGTCCTGATGCCGAAGCTGAACGCCGACGCCGCGCGCACCCAATGCGACAGCGTCCCGTTTTACGAATGGAGCGATACGGATGGCCCGCTGGATGCGCTGACCGCCTTACTAACTGAACTTGACGTTAAACGTCCGGGCCTCAGCGTTGTCCTTGATGAAATGATGCGGGCGGATTTCGCGTTCTTGCTACTGGATCAGCTTGACGCCCCAACCCGTAGGTTTACCCAAGACACGGTCGGTCTGTTGCGGGCGCAAAAGGATGCCGATGAGCACAAGCTGCTGCGCGACTGCGCCCGCCTGAACGACAGCGCATTTGAACTGGCCTTTGCGTCGCTGCGCACGGGTATGTCTGAAAACGACGTCAAAACGATCATCGTCGATCACTACCGCGCCCATGGGGCAGAGCCGGCGTTCTGTATCGTGGCTTTTGGCCCAAACAGCGCCTTCCCGCATCACCACACGGGTGCGGATGTGTTGCAGCCCGAGATGGCTGTGCTGATTGATGCGGGTTGCCGATTGAACGGTTATCCGTCCGATATGACGCGGTGTGCGTGGTACGGGGATACGCCTGAGCCTGAGTTCACACAGGTCGCGGGTATTGTGGAAGATGCGGTGCAGGCGGCGTTGTCTGCGGCCAAACCCGGTGTTGCGTGCAGCGCAATTGATGGGGCCGCGCGGGGTCTGATTGAAACTGCAGGCTATGGTTCTGCGTTTTCACATCGGACGGGGCACGGGTTAGGCGTTGATGTGCATGAACCGCCCTATATGACGGCGAGCAATGATCAGGCCCTGAACGCTGGAAACGTCTTTTCGATTGAACCGGGTATTTATTTGACGGACGCTTTCGGCATCAGGCTAGAGGACATCGTTCATCTTGGACCTGATGGGCCAGAAGTTCTGTCCGGTTTGTCCCGGAAGGTGTTACAGATCGCACCCCGCTAG